In Nitrosarchaeum sp., a genomic segment contains:
- a CDS encoding SDR family NAD(P)-dependent oxidoreductase has protein sequence MDFKGKVVLITGASSGIGKETAIQFAKKGSNVILVARRKQKLDEIANDLKKFNVSALVCKCDVSDKLQVEKTAKLVLEKYGSIDILINNAGFAIYGSVFDLTTEEIESQMATNYFGMIYFIKNFLPSMLKKKSGHIVNVASVAASFGLPGIASYCASKFAMLGFSEGLKHELKGTGVGITVVSPIMVRTNFFDHPSFQHMPKYSPTSLSDKTVAKTILRASNSPRLEIVVPSVVRGAIWMKNTVPYLINPILGMAFKKQLDAKKN, from the coding sequence ATGGATTTCAAAGGTAAAGTTGTACTAATTACTGGCGCATCATCTGGAATAGGTAAGGAAACTGCTATTCAATTTGCTAAAAAAGGTTCTAATGTAATTTTGGTTGCAAGAAGAAAACAAAAATTAGATGAAATAGCAAACGATTTAAAAAAATTCAATGTATCCGCACTTGTTTGTAAATGTGATGTATCAGATAAATTACAGGTAGAAAAAACTGCAAAACTTGTTTTAGAAAAATATGGGTCTATTGATATTTTAATAAATAATGCAGGTTTTGCAATTTATGGTTCTGTTTTTGATTTAACAACTGAAGAAATTGAATCTCAAATGGCAACAAATTATTTTGGAATGATTTACTTTATCAAAAACTTTCTTCCGTCAATGCTCAAAAAAAAATCAGGACATATTGTTAATGTAGCTTCTGTTGCAGCAAGTTTTGGTTTACCCGGAATTGCATCTTATTGTGCATCAAAGTTTGCCATGTTAGGTTTTTCAGAAGGATTGAAACATGAATTGAAAGGAACTGGTGTTGGAATAACTGTTGTAAGTCCGATCATGGTTAGAACTAATTTTTTTGATCATCCATCTTTTCAACATATGCCAAAATATTCTCCAACATCTCTTAGCGATAAAACAGTTGCAAAAACAATCTTAAGAGCTTCAAATTCACCACGACTAGAAATTGTTGTTCCTTCAGTAGTTCGTGGTGCAATATGGATGAAAAACACAGTTCCTTATTTGATAAATCCAATTTTAGGCATGGCTTTTAAAAAACAATTAGACGCTAAAAAAAACTAG